Proteins encoded within one genomic window of Gracilimonas sp.:
- a CDS encoding Dps family protein, whose protein sequence is MEVNIGISEEHREKIAEGLSKVLADSYLLYLKTHNYHWNVTGELFHQLHEQFEEQYTELAEAVDEIAERIRAIGFRAPGTFKEFNEITSIEEDTDQPKAMDMVKRLATANEQVIRTAREALEPAKAADDEATIDLLTERLTLHSKTAWMLRSHLED, encoded by the coding sequence ATGGAAGTTAACATTGGAATTTCTGAAGAACACCGAGAGAAGATCGCAGAAGGGTTGTCAAAAGTATTGGCAGACTCTTACTTGCTGTATCTGAAAACGCACAACTATCACTGGAATGTGACCGGTGAGTTGTTTCACCAGCTGCATGAACAATTTGAGGAACAATACACTGAATTAGCTGAAGCAGTGGATGAAATCGCAGAACGCATCCGTGCCATAGGGTTCAGGGCACCGGGTACCTTCAAAGAGTTTAACGAAATCACATCAATCGAAGAAGATACCGATCAGCCCAAAGCCATGGATATGGTAAAACGCCTGGCAACGGCCAATGAGCAAGTCATTCGCACTGCCCGGGAGGCTTTGGAGCCTGCCAAAGCAGCTGATGATGAAGCAACCATTGATTTACTGACCGAGCGGCTTACCCTTCACAGTAAAACCGCATGGATGCTCAGAAGCCACCTGGAAGACTAA